The Acyrthosiphon pisum isolate AL4f unplaced genomic scaffold, pea_aphid_22Mar2018_4r6ur Scaffold_21582;HRSCAF=24315, whole genome shotgun sequence genome has a window encoding:
- the LOC100160189 gene encoding putative nuclease HARBI1 has translation MNTRVLLLYGAYYIIKKRKNRKLKKRRMWVHPLLAQRILKGSFSTMYGDLRDNENKFFNYFRMSIKSFDELLSKLESGIKVSNSGRPSISPTERLCVTLRYLASGNTFTDLQYSYRMGISTISGIVEDVCEQIWKMKSECIPLPTEEKWREISLDFEKNTNFPNCIGALDGKHIRVIKPIKSGSLFYNYKHYYSIVLMAICDANYCFTFVDVGAYGKFSDSSVFKNGKFFEKLENETLSIPQPKPLPGDNENGPLPYVILADEVMTGTT, from the exons ATGAATACACGTGTGTTATTACTCTATGgagcttattatattataaagaaaagaaaaaaccgTAAATTAAAAAAGCGGAGAATGTGGGTTCATCCTTTACTTGCGCAAAGAATTTTAAAAGGAAGTTTTTCAACCATGTACGGGGATTTAAGagacaatgaaaataaattttttaattattttcggaTGTCCATCAAGTCATTCGACGAACTTCTCTCAAAATTAGAAAGTGGAATTAAAGTTTCAAATAGTGGTCGTCCATCAATTTCACCTACAGAACGATTATGTGTGACATTaag gtaCTTGGCATCAGGTAATACATTTACTGATCTACAGTATTCATATAGAATGGGAATATCTACAATTAGTGGTATCGTTGAGGATGTATGTGAACAAATTTGGAAAATGAAATCTGAATGTATACCTCTACCTACAGAAGAAAAATGGAGAGAAATTTCTttggattttgaaaaaaatactaattttcctAACTGCATCGGTGCATTAGACGGGAAACATATTCGCGTTATTAAGCCTATCAAAAGCGGTTCACTTTTTTATAACtacaaacattattattctatagtgTTGATGGCAATTTGTGatgcaaattattgttttacatttgttgATGTTGGAGCATATGGAAAATTTAGTGATTCGTCTGTCTTCAAAAATGGAAAATTCtttgaaaaacttgaaaatgaaaCATTATCTATTCCTCAACCTAAACCTCTACCAGGAGATAACGAGAATGGTCCTTTACCTTACGTAATTTTAGCCGACGAAGTAATGACCGGCaccacctaa